The nucleotide window CCGCCTTCCTCGAAATGAACGGGTCGGGTCGAAGCCGGGGTCAACCTCGCAGAATCGACTTGCCCGCGTAAGTTGCCGTTTCGTCCAACTGTTCCTCGATCCGGATCAACTGGTTGTATTTCGCCAACCGGTCGGAACGGGCCAGCGACCCGGTCTTGATCTGTCCGCAATTCGTGGCCACCGCCAGATCGGCGATCGTGGCATCCTCCGTCTCACCCGAGCGGTGGGACATCACGGAGGTGAAGCCCGCGCGGTTGGCCATATTCACGGCGGCCAAAGTCTCGGTCAGGGTGCCGATCTGGTTCACTTTCACCAGAAGAGAGTTCGCGGCACCCCGCGCGATGCCATCGGCGAGGCGGTCGGGGTTCGTTACGAACAGATCGTCGCCCACAAGTTGCACCTTGTCGCCAAGGGCCTCCGTCAGGGCAATCCAGCCGTCCCAATCGTCTTCACCCATGCCGTCTTCGATGCTGAGGATCGGGTAGTCCGCCACCAGGGAAGAGAGGTAGGCAACGTTTTCCTCCGACGTGAGCGATTTGCCTTCGCCCGCCAATTCGTACTTGCCATCGCGGTAATATTCCGTCGCCGCGCAATCGAGCGCCAGCATCATGTCGTCGCCGGGTGTGTAGCCTGCCTTCTCAATCGACTTGAGCACGAAATCGAGCGCGTCTCGGGTGCTGCTCAAATTCGGCGCGAAGCCCCCCTCATCCCCGATGCCGGTGGACAGACCCGCGGCGGACAACTCGCCCTTCAACGTGTGGAACACCTCTGATCCCATCCGCACCGCCTCCGCAATCGACGTGGCGGAGATCGGCATGATCATGAATTCCTGGATGTCGATCGGGTTGTCTGCGTGTTCACCGCCATTGATGATATTCATCATTGGCACGGGCAGAACATGGGCCATCGTCCCGCCCACATACCGGTAGAGCGGCTGCGCGGTGTAATCCGCGGCGGCCTTCGCGGTGGCGAGGCTGACGCCGAGGATCGCGTTTGCGCCAAGGCGCCCCTTGTTGTCCGTGCCGTCCAACTCGCACATGGCCCCGTCGATGGCGACTTGTTCGGTGGCGTCGAAGCCCAAAAGCGTCTCCGCAATCTCACCGTTCACGGCGGCCACGGCCTCCCGCACACCCTTGCCCTTGTACCGAGACGTGTCTCCGTCGCGCATCTCCACCGCCTCATAGGCGCCGGTCGATGCGCCGGACGGAACCGCCGCACGCCCCATGGTACCATCGTCCAGCGTGACATCGACCTCTACCGTCGGGTTGCCCCGGCTATCGAGGATTTCGCGGGCGTGAATGTCGATGATCGTGCTCATGCGGCCGTCTCCGGACTAAGGGTGGTTTTGCGCGGGCTATAGCAGAGGGGGCGTTGAGGCAAAAGCGACATGTTACCGCTAACAGTGCTGCCGACCCGGTTCAGGCCGCGACTGCCCGCTCTCGGAAGAGGGTGTAGAGGCCGGTTGAGATCACGATGGCTGCGCCAATGAGCGTCCAGGCGTCGGGCCGCTCCCCGAAAATAAAGAAGGCCAGTGCCATGGCGAAGACGAGCCGCGTGTAGCGGAACGGGGTGACGGCGGCGATCTCGCCCACGCGCATGGCGGCGGTCACGGCGTAATAGGCCACAAGCGCGCAAAGCAGCGCGCCGGTCAATTGCAGGGTCAGGACCGCATCGGGCCACACGGCGCCGCCTTGCACCAACAAGATGCCGAGGCCCGCAATCCCCGCCGCGAGGAAACCCCAGGCGGCCAAAAGCAAGGTCGAGATGGTCTGTGGTATCGCGCGTGTCGCAAGGTCGCGGCCCACAAGTCCGAACGTCGCGCCGATACCCAGAAGGCTTGCGGCCTCGAACCCGGCCATGCCGGGCCGCACGATGATCAATACGCCCACCAAGCCGATCAGGATCGCAACCCAGCGCCGCCAACCAACCCGTTGGCCAAGGAACAACGCCGCGCCCAGGGTCACGAGAAGCGGGTTTGCCTGGATGATCGCCGACAGCAGCGACAGGTCGATCAGCGACAGCGCCATCACGAAACAGACCGTGCCGAATACTTCGAAGACAAGGCGCAGCACGAATGCGCGGGTGAATAGCTTCCGGTCCATTACACGCTCGCCACGCGCCTTCGCCCATAGCCCGAAGATCGCCGCCCCGCCGAAACCGAAAACGGCAATGACCTGTCCCACGGGCAGCGCACCCAGGGTCAGTTTGATGAACGTGTCGGCAAGCGCAAAGCCCAACATGGCCAGCGTCATCCATGCCATGCCCTTGTAATTGTCCATGGCCTTCATCCCGCGCTGCCCTTGCCGGAACCGCTCTAGTGCGCCGGTGGGCCGAGGGGAAGGCTCGGTCATCACGCGCTGCCAGCAATGCTGGTCTTTGCTGCATGACGTGGCTCGGGGGATGGTGGAGCCAAGGGCAGCGCCTCTTCCGCCCTCTGACACGTCAGGACGGCCCGATCAGCCCTTCTTGATCGGCACGCCGTAGAGTTCCAGCTTGTGGCCCTTCAGCCGATAGCCGAGCTTTTCGGCAATCTTTTCCTGCAACGCCTCGATCTCAGGGTCGACGAATTCGATGACCGCGCCGGAATTCATGTCGATCAGGTGGTCGTGGTGATCCCGCTCCGCATCCTCGTAGCGTGCGCGTCCGTCACCGAATTCCAGCTTTTCGAGGATACCCGCCTCCTCGAACAATTTCACGGTCCGGTAGACGGTCGCGATGGAAATCCGCGGATCGACGGCACTGGCACGGGCGTAAAGTTCTTCCACATCGGGATGGTCGTCGGCCTCGTCCAAGACCCGGGCGATCACCCGACGCTGCTCGGTCATGCGCAGCCCGTTCTGGGCGCAGCGGGCCTCGATCGTGTCACTCATCGGCGCGGTTCCTGTTGCAATCGGCGCGTAGACGCCGGTCGGACAGGAGATGGTCTATGGGATTCCCCCGCCCGGATAAAGACCGGGCAGGGGCAGTCGTCAGGCGCGTCTACTTGCGGTAGGGGCTGCGCTGACCGCCCGGCGTGCCTTGCATTCCCTTTGCCCCGTGCGCGCGTCCGCCCGCACTTGTGGGCGCGGTGATCGGTTGGGAATACGCGCGGGTGTTGTCGGACTTCTCCCACGGTTGATCGGGCGGCGCGCCGTAGGTGCCAGACATGCGCCGTTGCACATGGCCGCGCGCTTTGTCTTCCAATCCCAGCGCGTTGGCGAGGTCTTCGGCGAATTGCCGTTCGCGCGCGCTGTCGATGTCGATCGCCGACATGGCGGCGGCAAAGATCTGCGCCTTGAGCGCCGGATGGTCTGGGACGTCGCGCGCGAAATCGTCGATGTCGATCCTTGCGTTAAGCTCTTCCATGACGAAAGCCCGTTCGCCGGGATCAAGATCGCCCAGATGGCGGGTCAAGGCTTCACGCTCTGCGCCGTCGATGCGGCCATCGGCCTTCGCGGCCATGATCATCGCGCGGATCATCAGGCCTGCCATCGCCTCCTCATCACGGGTGGGCGGGTCCTCGGGCTCCCCGCCGTTCATCAAAGCCTGATTGAGGCGTCGCCCGAAGGCCGGTTGCTGGCTCGGGCTGCTGCCGCCCCCCAGCAATCCGCCAAGCAGCCCGCCCGCGGCGCCGCCACCCAGCATGCCACCCAGGCCGCCCATCGCGCCGGAGCCTCCGAATTCTTCCAGAAGATCGCCAAGGCCGCCGCTCGACCGCCCCTGCGATCCCCCGCCGCCCAAAAGCGCGCCGAGCCCGCCCGCGCCGCCACCTCCGCCATGTTCGCGTAGGCTGTCGAGCAAGCCTCCGCCGCCCGAGGCGGCACTGCTGTTGCGATTTGCAAGGGCTTGGGCGCCCTTCGTTGCGGCCACGCCCACCGCGACGGCGGCCAGGGTTCTCATCAAGCTCATGGTTCATCCTCCCAGAAATGATCCTCTCCCGTCAGCATGGCAGAGGTGGCGCGCAATCTCCACGCCTTTACCCCTTGGCGTGTTCCGCGCGCGCCTTGACACCGACGCGGATTCCTTATCGGGTCGCCCGACCCACTTGCCGGAGCCCCCCATGCCACCCAAGAGCCGCATCGACGCCTTCGGCGCGATCTCCCTGACCGGCTTTGCGGTGTTGCTGGCGTTCAATCAGGTCGTCATCAAAGTGGTGAACGAAGGCTTGCAGCCGATCTTCTTCGCGGGCCTGAGATCGCTCGGCGGTGCGTTGGTCATCTTCGTGTGGATGAAGATGCGCGGGATGAGCACGTCGATTGCACCGGGAACGCTGCGCCCCGGGCTCTGGATAGGGGTGATCTTCGCGGTGGAATTCGTCTGCCTGTTCATGGCGCTGGACCTGACCAGCGTCACGCGGACCTCGGTGATCTTCTACACGATGCCGATGTGGCTGGCGCTAGCGGCGCATTTCCTGATCCCGGGCGAGCGGTTGACAGCGACGAAATCGGCGGGCCTGGGCCTTGCATTCGTCGGCGTTGTGATTGCCATCGTGATGCGCGGCGGCGGCGGAGAGGCATCGCTGCTTGGCGACGCATTGGCGCTTCTGGCGGCGATCGCTTGGGCGGGCATCGCGCTCTGCGCCCGCGCCACAACCCTGCGGGAGGTGCGCCCGGAGATGCAATTGCTCTGGCAATTGGCGGTCTCCGCCCCGCTTCTTCTGCTGGCAGCCCCCCTGTTCGGAGAATTGCTGCGCGACCCGCAACTGATCCACTGGGCGGGCCTTGGCTTCCAGATCATCGCCATCGTGTCAGCCGGTTTTCTGTTCTGGCTGTGGCTCCTGACAATCTATCCCGCCAGTTCCGTCGCCGCCTTTTCGTTCCTGGCGCCGGTCTTCGGCGTGGTGATGGGGTGGCTCTTGCTGGGGGAGGAGGTCGGGCCCGGCTTGATCGTGGCGCTGGTCTGCGTCTGCGCGGGCCTCATCCTCATCAATCGCCCGGTACGTGGCTGACCGGAGGGGTCACGTCCCGCAAAACGTCTGTGTTACGCGTTCGTCCTGCCGCGGCGCGAGTTGCAGATCGGCGATGTCCGCGCGGTCCGTAAACGGGTCCTGCAAGGCAGAATTCAGACGATGGAACGGCGCGTAATCGCCGCCCAGGGCGGCTTGGATCGCCTCTTCCACCCGATGATTTCGTGGGATGAGGGCGGGATTGGCCGCTTGCATCATGGCCACGCGCCGCGCCTCGGGCAGTCCGTCCTTGGTCAGCCTCGCCCGCCACTCCTCAAGCCACGGCGCGAAGGGGGCGGGTGCCGCAAATGCCTCCGCCGCGCGGTCGGGCGTGGGGGAGGAGAGGAGGCGGAAGGTCTGCGTGAAATCGGCCCCGCCCTGCGCCATGCGGTTGAGGAGGTCGAACGCCAGCGCCGCGTCCCCGTCTTCTTCCGACGCAAGGCCCAGTTTCGCGCGCAACACGCCGTGCCATTCTGCATCGAACCGGCCCGCGAACCCATTCACGGCCTCGGTAAATTCCTCGATCGCCGCATCCCGGTCGGGCATCAGGGGAAGCAGCGCGGTGGCCAGCTGTGCAAGGTTCCAGGCGCCGATCTGTGGCTGGTTGGCGTAGGCATAGCGTCCGCCATGGTCGATGGACGAGAACACCATCTCCGGATGGTAGGCATCCATGAAGGCGCAGGGGCCGTAATCTATCGTCTCGCCCGAAAGGGTCATGTTGTCGGTGTTCATCACGCCGTGGATGAAGCCCACGCCCATCCAGGCCGCGATCAACTTGGCCTGTGCCCCGATCACCGCGTTCAGCAGGCCGGACGGCCCTTCGGCACCCGGATAGTGGCGCGCGATTGTGTGGTCGAGCAGCGCCTGCAACGCTTCGGTGTCCTGTCGTGCGGCGAAGAACTGAAACGTGCCGACGCGGATATGGCTTGCGGCCACGCGGGTCACGATAGCACCGGGCATCCGGCCCTCCCGAAGCACGATGTCCCCCGTCTCCACCGCCGCCAGGGCGCGGGTCGTGGGAATGCCGAGGGCCGCCATGGCTTCGGACACGATGTATTCGCGCAGCACCGGCCCGAGCCACGCACGTCCGTCGCCCATGCGCGAATAGGGCGTTTGCCCCGCGCCCTTCAACTGGATGTCAAATCGCGCGCCGTCGGGTGCCACGACTTCCCCCAACATCACCGCACGTCCATCGCCCAATTGCGGGGACCATCCGCCGAATTGATGCCCCGCATAGACCTGGGCCAGGGGTGTCGCACCATCGGGCAGGGTGTTCCCGGCGAAAATTTCGGCCAGGTCCGCATCGTCATTCGGCAGGGAGAGCCCCAGACGCTCGGCCAATGGGGTGTTGATCGCGATGAGCTTGGGCGCGGAAACGGGGACCGGTGCCTGCCGCGTGAAGAAGCGGTCGGGAAGGCGGGCGTAGGAATTGTCGAAGGGGAAGGCGACGGTCATGATCGTATATCCTGGCGCTGTTGCCTCTGATGTAGAGGTCGGCGGCAGGAGTTGCCAGTGGCCGCGAGGGTTATGGCGACCGCAGGGACACCTCGACATTGTAGGGCATGGGAATGATTGCGCCGGTCGCGTCGGGGGCCAGCGCCTCTCCAGCGACGGTAAACTGTCGATCAAGACCGGTGCCCGTCACCGAAACGCTGTGCGGCGGACCGAGGGCCGGAGTGATGCCACCGGTCTGTTGCAGGTCGATATGGTCGACATGCCAGCCCGCGTCGTCTTCGATCAGGCGGATCGTCAGGATCGGCGGCATCGGAAACCCCAGGTGCAGTTGCGCGAACCGCAGGGACAGCGTCGTCCCGTCTTGGTGGATCATGGGATGGGCGCTTGCGTCGTTGTCTGCGGACAAGGTGAGTGTGCGTCCGTCGATGGTCAGATGCGCCAGCGCGGGACCATCGGCTTGGGCCGGGCAGGTGGCCAGCGACAGGACTATCGCGACCGCGCCGGCCTTCACAGGGTGCCGATCCGTTCGGTCAGAAGCGCGAAGAACCCCTGCGCGTCGACATCCCCCATGAACATCGCGTTGGGGGCGCGGTCGGTGACGCGCCACCAATCCGCAACGCTCATCCCCCGTGTGAGCTCCGACTGCGTCTCAATCTCCACATTCACATGGCGACCGGAGAAGAGGTCCGGGTCGATCAGGTACGCGATCACGCAGGGATCATGGAGCGGCGCGCCGGCAGAGCCGTATTTTTCCTTGTCGAAACGCTCGAAGAAATCGGTCCATTCCGCGACCATCGTGCCGGGCTTTGTACCAAGGTCCCGGAACGCCTGCACGCGCGGTGCGGTGGTCAGCGCCTTGTGGGTCACGTCCAGCGGCATGACCGTGACCGGTCGTCCGCATTTGAACACGATATCAGCGGCTTCCGGATCGACGTAAATGTTGAATTCGGCGGCCGGTGTAATGTTCCCAACCTGGAAATAGGCCCCGCCCATAAGCACGATCTCTTGCACGTTTGCGACGATGTCGGGGGCTTTCTCGAATGCCGTGGCGATGTTCGTAAGCGGGCCAAGAGGGCAAAGGGTGACAGTTTCCGGCGCTTCTTCCCGCAGCGTTTCGACGATGAAGTCCACGCCGTGCCTGTCCTGCAACGGCATCGTCGGCTCGGGCATCACCGGGCCGTCGAGGCCGGTTTTGCCGTGGACATGCTCCGCTGTGACCAGCGTATGTCGCAGGGGCCGATCGCATCCTGCAAACACTCTCACGTCCGGCCGCCCCGCCAATTCGCAGACGATCCGCGCGTTTTTTGCCGTCAGTTCCAACGGGACATTTCCGGCCACGGCGGTGATCCCCAATACCTCCACCTCGGGTGAGGCCAACGCGAGAAGGATCGCGACGGCGTCGTCCTGTCCGGGGTCGGTGTCGATAATGATCTTGCGCGCCATGGCTGCCTCCGCTTGCGGCGCTATCTGAGGCGAGGCAGGGTGCGGATGCAAGGAGGGCGGACATGAAACTGACGCTACATCACGTAAACCTGGTGACCGACGACGTGCCGCGGGCGGAGGCGTTCTGGCGCGATGTGATGGGGCTGGCCCGCCCGACGCAAGGATTGCCGAAGCTGGAAAAGGGCAGGGGATATGCCGGTGACGTGGCGTTCCTGAGTGATGGAGCGATCCAGACGCATTTGGCGCAAAAGGATATGGGCGCGGGGTTCCGTGCGGGTCAATTCGTCAACCCGGTCAGTCGAGGCCATATCGCCTATCGCTGCGATGATCTGGACGCGTTCATCGCGCGCCTCGATGCACAGGGCGTGCCGTATTCCGATTGGGGCGATCAGGCGGTGCAGGGCTGGCGGCAAATCTTCTTCTACGACCCGGATGGCCACGTGATCGAAGTCCATGAGGTCGCCCCGGGAGCGGAGACTTGACGCGGCCCGCCCCACACAGCATGTCAAAGGGATGCGGATCGTGCTCTATATCCTGATCGCCCTTGTCCTTCTGGCCGTGGCCGCCGCGATCTACGTGCGCGTGGCCCCGCTGGATGTGGAGGCGCTCCATGTCGATCCGTCAACGGCGACACCACCGAGTTCACCCAACTACGCACTGATGGCGGGCACCGGCGGCTCTTACATCGACGCCGATCCGGTGGAGGTTGCCAGCCGTCTGCACGCCGCTGCCGAAGCCGACGATGCGACGGTCCTCGCGGGGTCGCACCTTGAGGGACATGTCACATACGTCGTCCGCTCGCGCCTGATGGGGTTTCCCGATGTCATCTCCGTCCGGTTCAGCCCGGAGGGGGAGGGCACGCAGGTCGATATCTTCTCCCGCTCCATCTACGGATATTCGGATATGGGCGTGAACACGGCACGGGCACAGCGGTGGATG belongs to Hasllibacter sp. MH4015 and includes:
- the eno gene encoding phosphopyruvate hydratase; the encoded protein is MSTIIDIHAREILDSRGNPTVEVDVTLDDGTMGRAAVPSGASTGAYEAVEMRDGDTSRYKGKGVREAVAAVNGEIAETLLGFDATEQVAIDGAMCELDGTDNKGRLGANAILGVSLATAKAAADYTAQPLYRYVGGTMAHVLPVPMMNIINGGEHADNPIDIQEFMIMPISATSIAEAVRMGSEVFHTLKGELSAAGLSTGIGDEGGFAPNLSSTRDALDFVLKSIEKAGYTPGDDMMLALDCAATEYYRDGKYELAGEGKSLTSEENVAYLSSLVADYPILSIEDGMGEDDWDGWIALTEALGDKVQLVGDDLFVTNPDRLADGIARGAANSLLVKVNQIGTLTETLAAVNMANRAGFTSVMSHRSGETEDATIADLAVATNCGQIKTGSLARSDRLAKYNQLIRIEEQLDETATYAGKSILRG
- a CDS encoding DMT family transporter, which gives rise to MTEPSPRPTGALERFRQGQRGMKAMDNYKGMAWMTLAMLGFALADTFIKLTLGALPVGQVIAVFGFGGAAIFGLWAKARGERVMDRKLFTRAFVLRLVFEVFGTVCFVMALSLIDLSLLSAIIQANPLLVTLGAALFLGQRVGWRRWVAILIGLVGVLIIVRPGMAGFEAASLLGIGATFGLVGRDLATRAIPQTISTLLLAAWGFLAAGIAGLGILLVQGGAVWPDAVLTLQLTGALLCALVAYYAVTAAMRVGEIAAVTPFRYTRLVFAMALAFFIFGERPDAWTLIGAAIVISTGLYTLFRERAVAA
- a CDS encoding Fur family transcriptional regulator, whose translation is MSDTIEARCAQNGLRMTEQRRVIARVLDEADDHPDVEELYARASAVDPRISIATVYRTVKLFEEAGILEKLEFGDGRARYEDAERDHHDHLIDMNSGAVIEFVDPEIEALQEKIAEKLGYRLKGHKLELYGVPIKKG
- a CDS encoding tellurite resistance TerB family protein; amino-acid sequence: MSLMRTLAAVAVGVAATKGAQALANRNSSAASGGGGLLDSLREHGGGGGAGGLGALLGGGGSQGRSSGGLGDLLEEFGGSGAMGGLGGMLGGGAAGGLLGGLLGGGSSPSQQPAFGRRLNQALMNGGEPEDPPTRDEEAMAGLMIRAMIMAAKADGRIDGAEREALTRHLGDLDPGERAFVMEELNARIDIDDFARDVPDHPALKAQIFAAAMSAIDIDSARERQFAEDLANALGLEDKARGHVQRRMSGTYGAPPDQPWEKSDNTRAYSQPITAPTSAGGRAHGAKGMQGTPGGQRSPYRK
- a CDS encoding DMT family transporter, with protein sequence MPPKSRIDAFGAISLTGFAVLLAFNQVVIKVVNEGLQPIFFAGLRSLGGALVIFVWMKMRGMSTSIAPGTLRPGLWIGVIFAVEFVCLFMALDLTSVTRTSVIFYTMPMWLALAAHFLIPGERLTATKSAGLGLAFVGVVIAIVMRGGGGEASLLGDALALLAAIAWAGIALCARATTLREVRPEMQLLWQLAVSAPLLLLAAPLFGELLRDPQLIHWAGLGFQIIAIVSAGFLFWLWLLTIYPASSVAAFSFLAPVFGVVMGWLLLGEEVGPGLIVALVCVCAGLILINRPVRG
- a CDS encoding YdiU family protein, which gives rise to MTVAFPFDNSYARLPDRFFTRQAPVPVSAPKLIAINTPLAERLGLSLPNDDADLAEIFAGNTLPDGATPLAQVYAGHQFGGWSPQLGDGRAVMLGEVVAPDGARFDIQLKGAGQTPYSRMGDGRAWLGPVLREYIVSEAMAALGIPTTRALAAVETGDIVLREGRMPGAIVTRVAASHIRVGTFQFFAARQDTEALQALLDHTIARHYPGAEGPSGLLNAVIGAQAKLIAAWMGVGFIHGVMNTDNMTLSGETIDYGPCAFMDAYHPEMVFSSIDHGGRYAYANQPQIGAWNLAQLATALLPLMPDRDAAIEEFTEAVNGFAGRFDAEWHGVLRAKLGLASEEDGDAALAFDLLNRMAQGGADFTQTFRLLSSPTPDRAAEAFAAPAPFAPWLEEWRARLTKDGLPEARRVAMMQAANPALIPRNHRVEEAIQAALGGDYAPFHRLNSALQDPFTDRADIADLQLAPRQDERVTQTFCGT
- a CDS encoding nucleoside hydrolase — protein: MARKIIIDTDPGQDDAVAILLALASPEVEVLGITAVAGNVPLELTAKNARIVCELAGRPDVRVFAGCDRPLRHTLVTAEHVHGKTGLDGPVMPEPTMPLQDRHGVDFIVETLREEAPETVTLCPLGPLTNIATAFEKAPDIVANVQEIVLMGGAYFQVGNITPAAEFNIYVDPEAADIVFKCGRPVTVMPLDVTHKALTTAPRVQAFRDLGTKPGTMVAEWTDFFERFDKEKYGSAGAPLHDPCVIAYLIDPDLFSGRHVNVEIETQSELTRGMSVADWWRVTDRAPNAMFMGDVDAQGFFALLTERIGTL
- a CDS encoding VOC family protein; translated protein: MKLTLHHVNLVTDDVPRAEAFWRDVMGLARPTQGLPKLEKGRGYAGDVAFLSDGAIQTHLAQKDMGAGFRAGQFVNPVSRGHIAYRCDDLDAFIARLDAQGVPYSDWGDQAVQGWRQIFFYDPDGHVIEVHEVAPGAET
- a CDS encoding DUF1499 domain-containing protein; this translates as MRIVLYILIALVLLAVAAAIYVRVAPLDVEALHVDPSTATPPSSPNYALMAGTGGSYIDADPVEVASRLHAAAEADDATVLAGSHLEGHVTYVVRSRLMGFPDVISVRFSPEGEGTQVDIFSRSIYGYSDMGVNTARAQRWMQAARGATVFNDGD